From the genome of Fundidesulfovibrio magnetotacticus, one region includes:
- a CDS encoding selenium metabolism-associated LysR family transcriptional regulator has protein sequence MDIRRLEAFRKVYELGSFSKAGQGLFLSQPTISAHVLSLEQELGTQLFDRLGRTILPTQAGEILYRHVLQVFSALETARAEVELLQQKVAGELLIGGSTIPATYLLPERLAEFSRRYPDVRVRLTVGDSQDIIGAVARGELALGVVGLAVSDPELVFTPFIEDELSVLGSRKLPGLQALCDGGTPSIAVEDLRNWPWVMREHGSGTRKAFELALGAAGQDIRTLNTVIEARSHEAVVQCALHGLGLCVSSKLAVAPCMAKGNLIQVSVSGLTMQRSFHMVRHAKRHVFPAMRYFMDYLNTVAGA, from the coding sequence ATGGATATACGACGTCTCGAAGCGTTCCGCAAAGTGTACGAGTTGGGCAGTTTTTCCAAGGCCGGACAGGGGCTTTTCCTCTCCCAGCCCACCATCAGCGCCCATGTGCTCTCTTTGGAGCAGGAACTTGGCACTCAGCTGTTCGACAGGCTGGGAAGGACTATCCTTCCCACCCAGGCCGGCGAGATCCTCTACCGCCACGTCTTGCAGGTGTTTTCCGCCCTGGAGACGGCGCGGGCAGAGGTTGAGCTTTTGCAGCAAAAAGTGGCCGGAGAGTTGCTCATCGGAGGTAGCACCATTCCCGCCACTTATCTTCTGCCTGAGAGGTTGGCCGAATTCTCCCGGCGTTATCCCGACGTGCGCGTGCGGCTCACGGTTGGCGATTCCCAGGACATCATCGGGGCCGTGGCTCGGGGAGAACTCGCTCTGGGTGTTGTCGGGCTGGCGGTGAGCGATCCCGAACTCGTGTTCACACCGTTCATAGAGGACGAGCTTTCGGTTCTTGGCTCTCGCAAACTTCCTGGCTTGCAGGCGTTGTGCGACGGGGGCACGCCGTCCATCGCGGTGGAGGACTTGCGCAATTGGCCGTGGGTTATGCGCGAGCACGGCTCCGGAACCCGCAAGGCCTTCGAGCTGGCTCTGGGCGCGGCGGGGCAGGACATCCGAACACTCAACACGGTCATCGAGGCGCGCAGCCATGAAGCGGTGGTGCAATGCGCTCTGCACGGACTGGGACTGTGCGTCTCATCCAAGTTGGCCGTTGCGCCATGCATGGCCAAGGGCAACCTGATCCAGGTGTCCGTGTCCGGGCTCACCATGCAGCGTTCCTTCCATATGGTGCGCCACGCCAAGAGACACGTGTTTCCCGCCATGCGTTATTTCATGGACTACCTCAACACCGTCGCGGGCGCCTGA
- the selD gene encoding selenide, water dikinase SelD: MQPLLRLVDTVKAAGUAAKLAPGDLAAVLRELEIPDDPRLLTGSGDNEDAAVLTFPPGKALIQTVDFFTPVVNDPYRFGQIAASNALSDVYAMGGEPYAAMNIVCFPAKCMDMAILREVLRGGLSKVREAGAALAGGHSIEDAEIKYGLAVSGVVEPGRIATNRGLRPMDELVLTKPVGTGVLATAVKAGLPGCEALEESIWRVASRLNAVPGAVVRELGLRAATDVTGFGLGGHTLEMSRASGWAVEINATSVPLLPDALDLARQGFVPAGSHANKQHFQAWTRIAAGVDPLLVDMVFDAQTSGGLLLAVPGELVGRAVRLLEQGGDVAARVGRVLDEPAPDGLLRVV; the protein is encoded by the coding sequence ATGCAGCCGCTTCTCAGACTCGTCGATACCGTCAAAGCTGCCGGTTGAGCCGCCAAGCTCGCCCCAGGGGACCTGGCGGCAGTCTTGCGGGAACTGGAAATCCCAGACGATCCGAGGTTGCTGACGGGCTCGGGAGACAATGAGGACGCCGCGGTTCTGACGTTTCCTCCCGGAAAGGCCCTGATCCAGACCGTCGATTTCTTCACCCCCGTGGTGAACGACCCCTACCGATTCGGCCAGATCGCCGCTTCCAACGCCCTTTCGGACGTGTATGCCATGGGCGGCGAGCCGTATGCTGCCATGAACATCGTCTGTTTTCCGGCGAAGTGCATGGACATGGCCATTCTGCGCGAGGTGCTGCGCGGCGGTCTTTCCAAGGTGCGCGAGGCCGGGGCGGCTCTGGCCGGAGGGCACAGCATCGAGGATGCGGAGATCAAGTACGGCCTGGCGGTGTCGGGGGTTGTGGAGCCCGGGCGCATCGCCACCAACCGGGGCCTTCGCCCCATGGACGAACTGGTGCTCACCAAGCCGGTGGGGACCGGGGTGCTGGCAACAGCCGTCAAGGCTGGACTTCCTGGGTGCGAAGCGCTGGAAGAGAGCATCTGGCGCGTGGCCTCGCGCCTCAACGCCGTGCCCGGGGCCGTGGTGCGCGAGCTGGGGCTGCGGGCGGCCACGGACGTGACCGGTTTCGGCCTGGGAGGACACACCCTGGAAATGTCCCGCGCTTCGGGCTGGGCCGTGGAGATCAACGCCACCTCCGTGCCGCTGCTGCCCGACGCCCTGGACCTGGCTCGTCAGGGGTTCGTGCCCGCAGGCAGCCACGCCAACAAGCAGCACTTCCAGGCCTGGACACGGATCGCTGCCGGAGTGGACCCGCTACTGGTGGACATGGTCTTCGACGCCCAGACCTCCGGCGGCCTGCTTCTGGCGGTGCCCGGGGAACTGGTCGGGCGGGCCGTGAGGCTCCTCGAACAGGGAGGCGACGTGGCCGCACGCGTGGGTCGGGTGCTGGACGAACCTGCCCCGGACGGGCTCCTGCGCGTTGTCTAG
- a CDS encoding methyl-accepting chemotaxis protein: MRVSLSVKIAFLVVACILVVSLGIFLTTNHFITEGFDSQATAELEARQRAVQSKLDTMKEATLAEAFLIASDLALAQAIEARDIPFLQKHAKTILQRTKIDFLTITDAKGVVVARGHSDKTGDSAMDQLAIQRALQGQETVGIEEGTVVKLSVRGGAPVRLGGKLVGAVALGENLGTHQFVDEVKRDMGVECTLFNNETRETTSILREGKRVVGTRMDNPKVIETVLQKSGVFKSRNMILGQLYDTVYWPLVTSSGKVGGMLFIGKDRASIEAVQRGIVWSVLGSAGVVGLFMLGVGLYAARRLTKPILTTIGFAKIVAKGNLNERLDVARNDEVGELADALRDMVKSIKEKIAEAEEKSAEAGRQAQMAEVSRCKAEEAHAQAEAARCDGMLSAAEQLEGVVQGISVVSTQLSRQIDLTSEDMSVQERRTAEAATAMEQMNATVLEVARSASNAAQQASLAKNKAQEGQDVVSKAVTAIGQVDRMAAELEQDMATLGEQARAISGILGVISDIADQTNLLALNAAIEAARAGDAGRGFAVVADEVRKLAEKTMTATKEVGDSIRAIQDGTTRNVGRVKSAAEAAKNASGLAERSGQALEEIVVLVDETTGQVQSIAAASEEQSASSEEINRIVEEVSRITSSTASGMRGSADGVSELSERSRQLEALITSFRTG; encoded by the coding sequence ATGCGCGTTTCGCTGTCGGTCAAGATCGCGTTTCTGGTGGTGGCCTGCATTTTGGTGGTGAGTCTAGGAATCTTTTTGACGACCAACCATTTCATTACCGAAGGTTTCGACTCCCAGGCCACGGCTGAATTGGAAGCAAGGCAACGCGCCGTGCAGTCCAAGCTCGACACCATGAAAGAGGCCACCCTGGCCGAGGCGTTCCTCATCGCGTCGGACCTGGCCCTGGCGCAGGCCATTGAAGCGCGCGACATCCCGTTCCTCCAGAAGCACGCCAAGACCATTCTGCAGCGCACCAAGATCGACTTCCTCACCATCACCGACGCAAAGGGCGTGGTGGTGGCGCGCGGCCATTCCGACAAGACAGGCGACTCCGCCATGGATCAGCTGGCCATCCAGCGCGCCCTCCAGGGGCAGGAGACCGTGGGCATCGAGGAGGGCACTGTTGTGAAGCTCTCCGTGCGCGGCGGCGCTCCCGTGCGTCTGGGCGGCAAGCTGGTGGGCGCGGTGGCCCTGGGCGAAAACCTGGGCACCCATCAGTTCGTGGACGAGGTCAAGCGCGACATGGGCGTGGAATGCACGCTCTTCAACAACGAAACCCGTGAGACCACGTCCATCCTGCGCGAGGGCAAGCGCGTCGTTGGCACCAGGATGGACAACCCCAAGGTGATCGAAACGGTGCTCCAGAAGTCCGGGGTGTTCAAATCGCGCAACATGATCCTCGGCCAACTCTACGACACGGTCTACTGGCCCCTCGTCACCTCCAGCGGCAAGGTGGGGGGGATGCTCTTCATCGGCAAGGACCGGGCCAGCATCGAGGCCGTGCAGCGCGGCATCGTCTGGAGCGTGCTTGGCTCCGCCGGTGTGGTGGGCCTGTTCATGCTGGGCGTGGGCCTCTACGCCGCCCGACGACTGACCAAACCCATCCTGACCACCATCGGCTTCGCCAAGATTGTGGCCAAGGGCAACCTCAACGAACGCCTCGACGTGGCGCGCAACGACGAGGTGGGCGAACTGGCCGACGCCCTGCGCGACATGGTGAAATCCATCAAGGAAAAGATCGCCGAAGCCGAGGAGAAGAGCGCCGAGGCCGGGCGTCAGGCCCAGATGGCCGAAGTGTCGCGGTGCAAGGCCGAAGAGGCCCACGCCCAGGCCGAGGCCGCGCGCTGCGACGGCATGCTCTCCGCCGCCGAACAGCTGGAAGGCGTGGTGCAGGGCATCAGCGTGGTGAGCACTCAGCTCTCCAGGCAGATCGACCTGACCAGCGAGGACATGTCCGTGCAGGAGCGGCGGACCGCCGAGGCCGCCACGGCCATGGAACAGATGAACGCCACCGTGCTGGAAGTGGCCCGCAGCGCCTCCAATGCGGCCCAGCAGGCCTCCCTGGCCAAGAACAAGGCCCAGGAAGGCCAGGACGTGGTCTCCAAGGCAGTGACGGCCATCGGCCAGGTTGACCGCATGGCCGCCGAGCTGGAGCAGGACATGGCCACCCTCGGCGAACAGGCCCGCGCCATCAGCGGCATTTTGGGCGTGATCTCCGACATCGCGGACCAGACCAACCTTCTGGCCCTCAACGCCGCCATCGAGGCCGCCCGCGCCGGCGACGCCGGGCGCGGCTTCGCCGTGGTGGCCGACGAGGTTCGCAAACTCGCCGAAAAGACTATGACCGCCACCAAGGAAGTGGGCGACTCCATCCGCGCCATCCAGGACGGCACCACGCGCAACGTGGGGCGCGTGAAGTCCGCCGCCGAGGCGGCCAAGAACGCCTCCGGGCTGGCCGAACGCTCCGGCCAGGCCCTTGAGGAGATCGTGGTGCTGGTGGACGAGACCACCGGGCAGGTGCAATCCATCGCCGCCGCCTCCGAGGAACAGTCCGCCTCCAGCGAGGAGATCAATCGCATCGTGGAGGAGGTCAGCCGCATCACCTCGTCCACGGCCAGCGGCATGCGCGGCTCCGCCGACGGGGTGTCGGAGCTCTCCGAGCGCTCCAGGCAGCTGGAGGCTCTGATCACCTCCTTCCGCACCGGCTGA
- the rplQ gene encoding 50S ribosomal protein L17, translated as MRHSKSGKKLGRTSSHRKAMFRNMARSLLTYGQIKTTETKAMALRKVADNLVTLGLRDDVHSRRLAYKVLENHQLVKKLFDEIAPRFSGVNGGYTRVYKLGLPRVGDCAPMAVIELTRREEAAQAPAAEAEAK; from the coding sequence ATGAGGCATAGCAAGAGCGGTAAAAAACTGGGAAGAACCTCCTCCCATCGCAAAGCCATGTTCCGCAACATGGCCCGGTCGCTTCTCACCTACGGGCAGATCAAGACCACCGAGACCAAGGCCATGGCCCTGCGCAAGGTCGCCGACAACCTGGTCACCCTCGGACTGCGCGACGACGTGCACTCCCGCCGCCTCGCCTACAAGGTGCTTGAGAACCACCAGCTGGTGAAGAAGCTCTTCGACGAAATCGCCCCTCGCTTCTCGGGCGTCAACGGCGGCTACACCCGCGTCTACAAGCTCGGCCTGCCCCGCGTAGGTGACTGCGCCCCCATGGCCGTCATCGAACTCACTCGCCGCGAGGAGGCCGCTCAGGCTCCCGCCGCCGAGGCCGAAGCGAAGTAA
- a CDS encoding DNA-directed RNA polymerase subunit alpha, whose protein sequence is MLIRTGDRLINTRNWSELVRPEKLARDPKSTSTYGRFTCEPLERGFGTTLGNALRRVLLSSLQGAAIVSVNIEGIQHEFTTIPGVIEDVTDVVLNLKLIRLAMTTDEPQRLTLSVNKQGAVTAGDITANQNVTVLDPEQHICTLSEARDLRMEFEIRMGKGYVPADMHEGLNQEIGLITLDSSFTPVKKVAYTVDQARVGQMTNYDKLILDVWTDGSVTPEDAIAYSAKILKDQLSVFINFDEKESETEGSRGGDDHDLNPNLFKSIDELELSVRATNCLKSANISLVGELMQKSENEMLKTKNFGKKSLEEIRRVLEEMGLDFGMRIDNFELKYQEWLKRKQTNEA, encoded by the coding sequence ATGCTCATCCGTACAGGCGACAGGCTCATCAACACGCGCAACTGGTCCGAGTTGGTGCGCCCCGAGAAACTCGCGCGCGACCCCAAGTCCACGTCCACCTACGGCCGCTTCACCTGCGAGCCGCTGGAGCGCGGCTTCGGCACGACGCTCGGCAACGCGCTGCGCCGCGTGCTCCTCTCGTCGCTGCAGGGCGCGGCCATCGTGAGCGTGAACATCGAGGGCATTCAGCACGAATTCACCACCATCCCCGGAGTCATCGAGGATGTCACGGACGTCGTGCTCAACCTCAAGCTGATCCGCCTGGCCATGACCACGGACGAGCCCCAGCGCCTCACCCTCTCGGTGAACAAGCAGGGCGCGGTCACCGCCGGCGACATCACCGCCAACCAGAACGTCACCGTTCTCGACCCCGAACAGCACATCTGCACGCTTTCGGAAGCGCGCGATCTGCGCATGGAGTTCGAGATCCGTATGGGCAAGGGGTACGTCCCCGCCGACATGCACGAGGGCCTGAACCAGGAGATCGGTCTTATCACGCTCGACTCCAGCTTCACCCCCGTCAAAAAGGTCGCCTATACCGTTGACCAGGCCCGCGTCGGGCAGATGACCAACTACGACAAACTCATCCTCGATGTCTGGACCGACGGCTCCGTGACCCCCGAGGACGCCATCGCCTACTCCGCCAAGATCCTCAAGGATCAGCTCTCCGTCTTCATCAACTTCGATGAGAAGGAGTCCGAGACTGAAGGCTCGCGCGGCGGCGACGACCACGACTTGAACCCCAACCTGTTCAAGTCCATCGACGAGCTGGAACTCTCGGTGCGCGCCACCAACTGCCTGAAGAGCGCCAACATCTCCCTGGTCGGCGAACTGATGCAGAAGTCCGAAAACGAGATGCTCAAGACCAAGAACTTCGGCAAGAAATCCCTCGAGGAAATCCGTCGCGTTCTTGAAGAAATGGGCCTCGATTTCGGCATGCGCATCGACAACTTCGAACTGAAATACCAGGAATGGCTCAAGAGGAAGCAGACCAATGAGGCATAG